CCGAGGAACAGGTGGCGCGCGCCCGCCGGCAAATGGGGCGGCAGCTCGCAACTGAGGGTCTCAAAGAGCTGCTCTATCGCAACACCGAAAATCCCCGCTGGGAGAGCGTGGCCAACCGCTGCCTGACCTGTGCCAACTGCACCATGGTCTGCCCCACGTGTTTTTGCACCACGATCGAGGAGGTGACCGATTTGCGCGGCGAACACGCCGAGCGCTGGCGCAAATGGGATTCCTGCTTCACGCTGGATTTTTCCTACATCCACGGCGGCAGTGTGCGGCCCTCCGCCAGGGCGCGCTACCGCCAGTGGCTGATGCACAAACTGGCCACCTGGGTTGATCAGTTCGGCACCTTTGGCTGTGTCGGATGCGGCCGCTGCATCACGTGGTGCCCGGTGGGCATCGATCTCACCGCCGAGGCGCAGGCAATCCGCGAGAGCGAAGCAAAGTGAGTGAGCCGGCAGGGTCCCGGCCGTGCGCCGCAGTCCGAAACGGTGCCGGGGTGTAACCGGCAACCCATCCTGCAGGCAGAGATTAACGATACTGAGGGAGAACCATGGAAACACTCGAACCGATTCTCGCGGAGCATCCTTTTTTGAAAGGCATGACGCCGGCGCAACTGCAGTTGCTGGTCGGCTGCGCCTCCAATGTGCGTTTTGATCCGGGCCAGTACATCTTCCGGGAGGGCGAGGAGGCCAATCAGTTTTACATCGTGCGCCAGGGCAAGGTGGCGCTGGAAATCGTCACCCCGCAGCGCGGCTCGATTATCATCGACACGCTGAGCAATGACGAAGTTCTGGGGTGGTCGTGGCTGCTGCCGCCCTATCACTGGCATTTCAACGCGCGCGCGCTCGAGCTCACCCGCGCCATCGCACTGGATGGCAAATGCCTGCGCAACAAATGCGAGAGCGACCACGATTTGGGCTATGAATTGTTGAAACGTTTTGTCCATCTCATCGAACAGCGCCTGCAGGCCACGCGCTTGCAGCTTTTGGATCTCTACGGCAGTTGACGCGGCTGATGCTCCGGTGCCTGCCGCGGCGAAGCGTGGCGTCATGATTTCATTTCCCGCCCGGATGAGTGCACCGGAGAGGGTCGTGTGTGCGAGTGAGAAATTTTATGGCTGAGACTCTTTCCCATCCCATGCTGCCGCATCCTTATGTGATTCGACAGGTGCGCAAAGAAACGCCCGATACCTTCACGCTCGAGCTCGAACCCGACGATGGCCATCACCATCCGGCTTTTGCGCCCGGGCAATTCAACATGCTCTATCTTTTCGGCGTGGGTGAGATCCCGATCTCGATCAGCGGGGATCCGACCCGGCCCCTGCCGCTGGTGCATACCACCCGCGCGGTTGGCGTGGTGACCAATGCCATGCGCGCACTCAAACGGGGCCAGGCGCTGGGCGTGCGCGGTCCCTTCGGCACGCACTGGCCGGTGGAAAAAGCGGAGGGGCAGGATGTTTTGATCGTGGCGGGCGGCATTGGTCTGGCACCTCTGCGGCCGGCGATGTATGCCATCCTGGCACAGCGGGAAAAATTCGGCAAAGTCGTGCTGCTCTACGGCGCGCGCACCCCCTCTGACATCCTCTTCCGCCGCCAGCTTGAACAATGGCGGGCGCAGTTCGATTTGGAAGTGTATGTCAGCGTTGACCGCGCCACCGGCGCCTGGCGCGGCAACGTTGGCGTGGTCACCAAGCTGATTCCCAAGGCGCCTTTTGACCCGCGCAACACCGTGGCCTTTGTCTGCGGGCCGGAGGTGATGATGCGCTTCACGGTTGCCGAGCTGGAGAAGCGCGGCGTGCTCTCCCGGCAGATCTTCGTCTCGATGGAGCGCAACATGAAATGCGGCATCGGCTGGTGCGGCCACTGTCAGTTTGGCCCGGCCTTCGTCTGCAAGGACGGCCCCGTTTTCCCCTACACCGAGGTGAAGGAGTTGATGACCAGGTGGGAGATCTGAAATGGCGGATGCAAACAACAGGAAACCTGCCTCCGGCGCCCCGCGCAAGCCGAAACTCGCGGTGTGGAAATTCTCCTCCTGTGACGGTTGCCAGTTGAGCCTGCTGGATTGCGAGGAGGAGTTGCTGGCGGTGGCCGGCGCAGTCGAAATTGCCAATTTCCCGGAAGCCTCGCGCGCGGTGGTGAAGGGGCCCTATGATCTGTCGCTGGTGGAGGGCTCGATCACCACGCCGCATGACGCGGAACGCATCCATCAAGTCCGCCGCGTCTCGAAATATCTCGTCACCATTGGCGCGTGCGCCACCGCCGGCGGCATTCAGGCGCTGCGCAATTTCAAGGAGGTGCGCGAATTCATTGCGGTGGTCTATGCCACGCCGAGTTACATCGCGACACTCAACAAATCCACCCCCATTGCCGATCATGTGTTCGTCGATTTTGAATTGCGCGGCTGCCCGGTCAACAAGAGGCAACTGGTGGAGGTGATCAGTGCCTTTCTCAATCACCGCAAGCCCAATGTGCCGCGCTACAGCGTGTGTCTGGAATGCAAGCAGCGCGCCACGGTTTGTGTGATGGTGGCGCAGGGCGTTCCCTGTCTGGGGCCGGTCACCCAGGCGGGTTGCGGCGCTCTCTGCCCGGCATACGATCGCGGCTGTTATGCCTGCTTCGGGCCCAAGGAAACGCCGAACACCGAGTCGTTGAGCGCGCGCTGGGCCCAGTTGGGTGTTTCGCAAACCGGGCTGGTGCGTGCGTTTCGCGGATTCAATGCCTATGCCGAGGCTTTCCGCAAAGAGAGCGAGGCCCGTGAGGGCCGGCTGCCCGGCGCGTGAAAACCGCCGCGGCTGCGCGAGAAAAGAGCCGCGGCGCAGGCCTCCTGCCGGCATGGTTGATGTCCGTCCGAAACGTGAACTTTGAAAAAATGCTCTTGCAACGGCTTGGCCGTTGCCTCAAATACCCCGGCCTTTTCACGAGCCGTGTGCTTTTGGAAAGCCCGGCTCAGACGGGGCGGGAACAATTTTGGCAGGCTGGTTATCTTGCGGCATCCCGCCCGCTCGGGTTGCTGACCGGCCGTCCGCGTTGCGAAAAGAGTGAAACGACCATGGCGACGAAAACGATCAAAGTCGACTATCTTGCACGGGTGGAAGGCGAAGGCGCGCTGTTGGTGAAGATCAAGGACAACGCCGTCTCCGAAGTCAAGCTGAAAATCTTCGAGCCGCCGCGCTTCTTTGAGGCCTTTCTCCGCGGCCGGCATTATTCCGAGGCGCCGGACATCACCGCGCGCATTTGCGGTATTTGTCCGATTGCCTATCAGATGAGCTCGGTGCACGCGATGGAAGACGCCTTCGGTGTGCAGGTGAATGGCGGCCTGCGCGCCTTGCGCCGCCTGCTGTATTGCGGGGAATGGATCGAAAGCCATGCGTTGCACATCTACCTGCTGCATGCCCCGGATTTTCTCGGCTACCAGGACGCCATTACGATGGCGCAAGATCATCCCGAAGTGGTGCAGCGTGGCCTGCAGTTGAAAAAAATCGGCAATGATCTCGTCACCCTGCTTGGCGGCCGCGAGATTCATCCCATCAATGTGCGCGTTGGCGGCTTCTACAAGGCCCCGGAGCGCGCAGAATTGGAAAAGCTGGCCGAGAAACTGAAGTGGGCGCGTGCGGCCGCGCTCGCCACGGTGCAATGGACCGCGACGCTGGACTATCCCGACTTCGAGCAGGACTATGAGTTCGTGGCGCTGCGCCATCCCGAGGAATACCCGTTTAACGAGGGCCGGCTGGTATCCAACAAAGGCCTGGACATCGCCGTGCGCGACTACGAGAACCATTTTGTCGAAGAACACATGCAGCATTCCCATGCGCTGCATTCCCTGCTGCGCGCGCGCGGCGCCTATTTCGTCGGGCCGCTGGCGCGTTACAATCTCAATTTTGACCGTCTCACCCCGCTCGCCCAGGAAGCCGCATTGAATGCCGGTTTGGGACGCGAATGCCGCAACCCCTTCAAGAGCATCATTGTGCGCAGTGTGGAAACCCTCTATGCCTGCGAAGAAGCCCTGCGCCTGATCGCCGCGTATGAAAAGCCGCAAAAGCCCGCGGTCAGTGTGCATGCCCGCGCCGGCATCGGCTACGGCTGCACCGAAGCGCCGCGTGGCATTCTGTATCATCGCTACCGTCTCGACGATCATGGCATGATTCACGACGCCAGGATCGTGCCGCCGACCTCGCAAAATCAAAAGACGATGGAAAGCGACCTGCGGCACTTTGTGGCAGGCCGCCTGGACCTGCCCCATGAGCAACTGACCTGGCAGTGTGAACAGGCCATTCGCAATTACGACCCGTGTATTTCGTGTGCCACGCATTTCCTGAAATTGCAGGTGGTGCGCGAGTAGCTCTCCGGCCGGGTCACGATTGGCCCTCCTGCACCCTCGCCGCCCCGGTCACACGGCAAGCCGCCTTTCCATCTGCGAGGGCAATTGCGGTGGTCGGTATGCCACGCGCCGGGAGAATTCGTCCGATCGAACGGGATGCGCAGGTTGTCATGTCGAGTGATCGAACGTTTTTTCATTTCAACTTTCCCGGTCAACAGAATGATGTGCAAGGCGAATGACTTTTTGCAAAAACGCGGTGCACGCCTTTCACCGCCATCTTGGTGACAGGAAAGGCCGGTTTCACCCGGCAAACCCGCATCTCACTTTGCCAGGTCTCGCAATCTCCGCAAACCGGTTGCCTCCCCATGAGGCAGGGTGACAGAGATGGCACACGAATCCCCAACCTGTCAGCGTGCTTTGGTGCTTGGTGTGGGCAATGAGTACCGCGGCGATGATGCCGTGGGTATTCTGCTCTGCCGGCTGCTGGCGCCACAGGCACCGCCACATGTTGCGGTTGTCGAGCACAATGGCGACGGCACCGCTCTGCTCGAAGCCTGGCAGGGGGCGGAGCTGGTGATCGTCCTCGATGCCGTGCAATCCGGCGCGCCGGCCGGCACGATCTTTCGCTGCGACGCCGCGCTGCAGGCCATCCCCGCACAGTTGTTTCACTATTCCACCCACGCCTTCAGCCTGGCCGGCGCCATCGAACTCGGGCGCGCCTTGCATCGCCTGCCGCGCCATTTGATTGTCTATGGCATCGAAGGTGTGAATTTCACTCCCGGCGCACCGCTCTCCGCGGCCGTGGCGCAGGCAATGCCCGGGGTGCTGGCGCAAGTCATGCGTGATCTGCACCTGTTTGCGCCGGCGCACCAGCCGGAAATTCCCGCGCTGCAGCCATTGACTTTTTGATCGCAGACCTTACCTTGGGCCGGTGCGCAGATCATTATCCCGTGAGACGAGCCTTGTGCCATGAACCATCCGACTGAGGCCGGTCGCAACACCACGCACGACTTTTTGCGCCATCAACGCCAGTCGCTTGAGGCAATTTTCCAGCCCAAATCCATCGCCGTGATCGGTGCCACCGAACGGCCCGGCAGCGTGGGCCGCGCGGTGATGTCGAATCTGCTGGGCGGCAAATTTGGCGGCGCCCTCTTTCCCGTCAATCGCCATCGCAAAACCGTGCTGGGGGTGCCGGCCCATCCCCACGTGACTGACCTCCCGAGTCCGGTTGATCTCGCCATCCTGGCCACGCCGGCGGAAACCGTGCCGGATGTGATCGCGGAATGTGCCGCCGCTGGCGCGGCCGCTGCCATCATTTTGGCGGCCGGCTTTCGCGAACGCGGGGCGGCCGGCGCCGCTTTGGAACAGCGCGTGCTCGCACAGGCCGGCGGCCGGTTGCGCATTCTCGGCCCCAATTCGTTTGGGGTGATGCTGCCGCATCTCGGGCTCAATGCGACCTTTGCACGCGCCATGGCACAGTCCGGCCATGTCGCCTTGCTCAGCCAAAGTGGCGCACTGGGCGCCGCCATTCTGGATTGGAGCCTGAAGGCCAATGCCGGCCTCAGCGCCTTCATCTCGGTGGGCAACATGTTGGACATCGGCTGGGGCGATTTGATCGATTACCTCGGCGATGATCCGCGCACCAAGAGCATCATCATTTACATGGAGACCATTGATGACGCGCGCGCCTTCTTGTCGGCCGCACGCGAAGTGGCTTTCCGCAAGCCGATCATCGTGCTCAAGGCCGGCCACACCACTGCGGCCGCGCAGGCTGCCGCCTCGCACACCGGCAGTTTGGCGGGCAGTGATCGCGTGGTGGAAGCCGCTTTTCGACGGTGTGGCGTGCTGCGCGTCAACACCATTGCCGAGCTGTTCTACATGGCAGAGGTGCTGGACAAACAGCCGCGGCCGCGCGGACCGCGGCTGACCATTCTCACCAACGCCGGCGGCCCGGGCGTGCTCGCAGCCGATGCCCTGCTCGCCAGCGGCGGCCGGCTCGCGTCGCTCTCGCCGGATACCCTCGACCGGCTCGATCACCTGCTGCCGGCGCACTGGAGTCATGGCAACCCCATCGACATTTTGAGTGATGCCGACGCGGCGCGCTATGCGCAAGCCCTGGCGCTGGCGGCGAAGGATGCCAACAGCGAAGGTCTGTTGGTTGTTTTGACGCCACAAGCCACCGCGGATCCCACGGCCACCGCAGAACTCATCAAAGACAAGGCGGCAGCCTTTGGCGTACCGCTTCTCGCAAGCTGGATGGGCGGCGCCGGGGTGGCTGAAGGGGAGGCGATTCTCGATCGCGCCGGCATTCCAGTCTTCCCCTTTCCCGACACGGCCGCCCGCATGTTTGCCTACATGTGGCAATACACCGAGAACCTGCGCGGCTTGTATGAAACGCCCATGCTGCCGGCGCATGCCGATGACGGCGCCATCCAACGGGAGCAAGCCGCGACAATCATCCAGACCGTGCGGCAAGCCGGCCGGGCTTGGTTCAACGAGGTGGAAGCCAAAAACCTGCTGGCTGCCTATGGCGTGCCGGTGGTGAGCACCTATGCCGCGACCAGCGAGCAGGACGCCGTCCGCCTGGCGGAACAGCTCGGTTACCCGGTGGTGCTCAAGCTGCTTTCTGCGACCGTGACACACAAAACCGCCAGCGGCGGCGTGCGGCTGATGTTGCACGATGCCGCGGCCGTGCGCCGGGCATTTCGCGAGATTGCCGCTGCGCGGCAAGCCGGCGGCGGCGATTTTCAGGGCGTCACCGTGCAGCCGATGATCCCGCCGCCCGGCATTGAATTGATCCTGGGCAGCACGATTGATCCGCAATTCGGCCCGGTTCTGCTGTTCGGTGCCGGTGGTTTGCTGGCGGAGGCACTGCAGGATTACAGCCTGGCTTTGCCGCCGCTCACCACCACGCTGGCGCGCCGCATGATGGAACGCACACGCATCTTCCCGGCGCTGCAACAAGCCGCGACGCAGCACAAGCTCGATCTGGAGTCCCTGACGCAACTGCTGGTGCGCCTGAGCTGGCTGGTGGTGGAGCGTCCCGAGATTCGGGAGATCGAAATCAATCCGCTGTTTGTTTCCGGGGAGCGGTTGCTGGCGCTGGACGCAAAGGTGATTTTGCATGAGGCCACGCTGCCGCCGGAGCAATTGCCCAGGCCGGCCATTCGGCCCTATCCGCGGCAATACCAGAGCTCCTGGCACTTGAAGAACGGCACGCCGGTGCTGATCCGGCCGATTCGGCCGGAGGACGAGCCGCTGATGGTGGCTTTTCACCAGCAGCTCTCCGCGCGCACGGTTTATTTGCGCTATTTCCATTTGATCACGCTGACGCAGCGCATCGCGCATGAACGCCTGACCCGCATCTGTTTCATTGATTATGATCGCGAGATGGCGCTGGTGGTCGAACGCCGCAGCGATGACGGCGAGGGCCGCGAAATCATTGCCGTGGGGCGGCTGAGCCGGTCCCGCCGCGTCAACGAGGCGGAGTTTGCCGTGCTGGTGAGTGATGCATATCAAGGCCAGGGCCTGGGCACCGAATTGTTGCGCCGGCTGCTGCAGATTGCGGCCGCGGAAAAGATCCGCCGTGTCTCCGCCGACATTCTGCCGGATAACGATGACATGCAGCGCGTTTGCAGAAAACTCGGCATGCAACTGCGGTTTGATCATGAGGAGCACGTGGTCAAGACCTGGATCGACCTGCCGGTGGAGAAATGAGAATGCGCGTCCGCTCCCAATCGCGAACACTCGAAAAGATGCCCCGCAACTGCTTCGCCATGAACCTGTAACGGTCTGCCACGGCCTGGCCGTGGGCATGAAAAGCCTCTAACTTTCTCTTCACTTCTCAAGTCTTGCAATCTCCCTCCGGCAGTGACACGCAGATGCCAACTTTTGAATTATCAAGAAGCAATTCCCAATTGTGAGAATGGCAACAACAGGCTTTTGCAGGGTTGGGAATCCCGGTCGACGGCCTGACCATATCGTGCCTCAGCCCGGCAAAGCA
The window above is part of the candidate division KSB1 bacterium genome. Proteins encoded here:
- a CDS encoding Ni/Fe hydrogenase subunit alpha, encoding MATKTIKVDYLARVEGEGALLVKIKDNAVSEVKLKIFEPPRFFEAFLRGRHYSEAPDITARICGICPIAYQMSSVHAMEDAFGVQVNGGLRALRRLLYCGEWIESHALHIYLLHAPDFLGYQDAITMAQDHPEVVQRGLQLKKIGNDLVTLLGGREIHPINVRVGGFYKAPERAELEKLAEKLKWARAAALATVQWTATLDYPDFEQDYEFVALRHPEEYPFNEGRLVSNKGLDIAVRDYENHFVEEHMQHSHALHSLLRARGAYFVGPLARYNLNFDRLTPLAQEAALNAGLGRECRNPFKSIIVRSVETLYACEEALRLIAAYEKPQKPAVSVHARAGIGYGCTEAPRGILYHRYRLDDHGMIHDARIVPPTSQNQKTMESDLRHFVAGRLDLPHEQLTWQCEQAIRNYDPCISCATHFLKLQVVRE
- a CDS encoding FAD/NAD(P)-binding protein; its protein translation is MAETLSHPMLPHPYVIRQVRKETPDTFTLELEPDDGHHHPAFAPGQFNMLYLFGVGEIPISISGDPTRPLPLVHTTRAVGVVTNAMRALKRGQALGVRGPFGTHWPVEKAEGQDVLIVAGGIGLAPLRPAMYAILAQREKFGKVVLLYGARTPSDILFRRQLEQWRAQFDLEVYVSVDRATGAWRGNVGVVTKLIPKAPFDPRNTVAFVCGPEVMMRFTVAELEKRGVLSRQIFVSMERNMKCGIGWCGHCQFGPAFVCKDGPVFPYTEVKELMTRWEI
- a CDS encoding oxidoreductase; amino-acid sequence: MADANNRKPASGAPRKPKLAVWKFSSCDGCQLSLLDCEEELLAVAGAVEIANFPEASRAVVKGPYDLSLVEGSITTPHDAERIHQVRRVSKYLVTIGACATAGGIQALRNFKEVREFIAVVYATPSYIATLNKSTPIADHVFVDFELRGCPVNKRQLVEVISAFLNHRKPNVPRYSVCLECKQRATVCVMVAQGVPCLGPVTQAGCGALCPAYDRGCYACFGPKETPNTESLSARWAQLGVSQTGLVRAFRGFNAYAEAFRKESEAREGRLPGA
- a CDS encoding cyclic nucleotide-binding domain-containing protein, giving the protein METLEPILAEHPFLKGMTPAQLQLLVGCASNVRFDPGQYIFREGEEANQFYIVRQGKVALEIVTPQRGSIIIDTLSNDEVLGWSWLLPPYHWHFNARALELTRAIALDGKCLRNKCESDHDLGYELLKRFVHLIEQRLQATRLQLLDLYGS
- a CDS encoding bifunctional acetate--CoA ligase family protein/GNAT family N-acetyltransferase; its protein translation is MNHPTEAGRNTTHDFLRHQRQSLEAIFQPKSIAVIGATERPGSVGRAVMSNLLGGKFGGALFPVNRHRKTVLGVPAHPHVTDLPSPVDLAILATPAETVPDVIAECAAAGAAAAIILAAGFRERGAAGAALEQRVLAQAGGRLRILGPNSFGVMLPHLGLNATFARAMAQSGHVALLSQSGALGAAILDWSLKANAGLSAFISVGNMLDIGWGDLIDYLGDDPRTKSIIIYMETIDDARAFLSAAREVAFRKPIIVLKAGHTTAAAQAAASHTGSLAGSDRVVEAAFRRCGVLRVNTIAELFYMAEVLDKQPRPRGPRLTILTNAGGPGVLAADALLASGGRLASLSPDTLDRLDHLLPAHWSHGNPIDILSDADAARYAQALALAAKDANSEGLLVVLTPQATADPTATAELIKDKAAAFGVPLLASWMGGAGVAEGEAILDRAGIPVFPFPDTAARMFAYMWQYTENLRGLYETPMLPAHADDGAIQREQAATIIQTVRQAGRAWFNEVEAKNLLAAYGVPVVSTYAATSEQDAVRLAEQLGYPVVLKLLSATVTHKTASGGVRLMLHDAAAVRRAFREIAAARQAGGGDFQGVTVQPMIPPPGIELILGSTIDPQFGPVLLFGAGGLLAEALQDYSLALPPLTTTLARRMMERTRIFPALQQAATQHKLDLESLTQLLVRLSWLVVERPEIREIEINPLFVSGERLLALDAKVILHEATLPPEQLPRPAIRPYPRQYQSSWHLKNGTPVLIRPIRPEDEPLMVAFHQQLSARTVYLRYFHLITLTQRIAHERLTRICFIDYDREMALVVERRSDDGEGREIIAVGRLSRSRRVNEAEFAVLVSDAYQGQGLGTELLRRLLQIAAAEKIRRVSADILPDNDDMQRVCRKLGMQLRFDHEEHVVKTWIDLPVEK
- a CDS encoding hydrogenase maturation protease, which encodes MAHESPTCQRALVLGVGNEYRGDDAVGILLCRLLAPQAPPHVAVVEHNGDGTALLEAWQGAELVIVLDAVQSGAPAGTIFRCDAALQAIPAQLFHYSTHAFSLAGAIELGRALHRLPRHLIVYGIEGVNFTPGAPLSAAVAQAMPGVLAQVMRDLHLFAPAHQPEIPALQPLTF